From Streptomyces sp. SCSIO 75703:
CTCCCCGTCCGCGCGGAGCTGCGGGGCAAGTCCCCCTACGGCGCACCCCAACTGGACGTGCCCGTACGGCTGAACACCAACGAGAACCCCTACCCGCTCCCCGAGGAACTGGTCGAGCGGATCACCGAGCGGGTCCGGGAGGCCGCCCGCGGCCTCAACCGCTACCCCGACCGGGACGCGGTCGAGCTGCGCACCCGGCTCGCCGCCTACCTCACCGAGACCACCGGCCACCGGGTCGGCCTCGCCGAGGTCTGGGCGGCCAACGGCTCCAACGAGGTCATCCAGCAACTGCTCCAGACCTTCGGCGGCCCGGGGCGCACCGCGATCGGCTTCGAGCCCTCGTACTCCATGCACGCGCTGATCGCCCGCGGCACCGGCACGGGCTGGATCTCCGGCCCGCGCCGCGAGGACTTCACCATCGACGTGCCCGCCGCCGAGCGCGCGATCGCCGAGCACCGCCCGGACGTCGTCTTCGTCACCACGCCCAACAACCCGACCGGCAACTCGGTCCCGGCCGAGACCGTCCTCGCCCTGTACGAGGCCGCGCAGGCCGCCGGGCCGTCCATGGTGGTCGTCGACGAGGCGTACGTGGAGTTCAGCCACGGCGGCTCGCTGCTGCCACTGCTGGAGGGACGGCCCCACCTGGTCGTCTCCCGCACCATGTCGAAGGCGTTCGGCGCCGCGGGCCTGCGGCTCGGCTACCTCGCCGCGCACCCCGCGGTCGTCGACGCCGTCCAGCTCGTACGGTTGCCGTACCACCTGTCGGCCGTGACCCAGGCGACCGCGCTGGCCGCCCTGGAGCACACCGGCACCCTGCTGCGGTACGTCGAGCGGCTCAAGACCGAACGGGACCGGCTCGTCACCGAACTGCGCGCCCTCGGCTACGAGGTGACGGAGTCCGACGCGAACTTCGTCCAGTTCGGCAGGTTCGACGACGCGCACGGCGTCTGGCGGAAGATCCTCGACCGGGGCGTCCTGGTCCGGGACAACGGCGTACCGGGGTGGCTGCGGGTGACCGCCGGCACCCCGCAGGAGAACGACGCGTTCCTCGACGCGGTCCGTGAACTGAAGAAGGAGCAGAGCGCATGACTCGCGAGGGTCGCACCGGAAGAATCGAACGCACCACCAAGGAGACCTCGGTCCTCGTCGAGATCGACCTCGACGGCACCGGCCGCACGGAGATCTCCACCGGCGTGGGCTTCTACGACCACATGCTGGACCAGATCGGCCGCCACGGGCTCTTCGACCTGACCGTCAAGACCGAGGGCGACCTGCACATCGACTCCCACCACACCATCGAGGACACCGCCCTCGCGCTGGGCGGCGCCTTCCGGCAGGCCCTCGGCGACAAGGCGGGCATCTACCGCTTCGGCAACTGCACCGTCCCCCTGGACGAGTCGCTCGCCCAGGTCACCGTCGACCTGTCCGGCCGCCCCTACCTCGTGCACACCGAGCCCGAGAAGATGGCGCCGATGATCGGCGAGTACGACACCACGATGACCCGGCACATCCTGGAGTCCTTCGTCGCCCAGGCGCAGATCGCGCTGCACGTGCACGTGCCCTACGGGCGCAACGCGCACCACATCGTGGAATGCCAGTTCAAGGCGCTGGCGCGGGCCCTGCGCTACGCGTGCGAGCGGGACCCGCGCGCGGAGGGCATCATCCCGTCCACGAAGGGCGCCCTGTAAGCCATGAACGGTTCGTCCACCGCCCTGATCGTCGTGGGCCTCTTCTTCCTCGGCGGGGTCATCTCCTTCGCCCGGCAGAAGATGCCCAAGGGGCTCATCGTGCTGCTGTCCATCGGCGCCGGGATGTGCCTGTTCGCCGGCGCGCTGCGCCTGGAGGTGTGGAATTGAGCACCGCCGCGACGCCCGCGCCCCGCGCGGGCACCGCGAGGACGGCGAAGAGGGTGGTCGTCTTCGACTACGGCTTCGGCAACGTCCGCTCCGCCGAGCGCGCCCTCGCCCGCGCGGGCGCCGACGTCGAGATCACCCGTGACTTCGACGCGGCCATGAACGCCGACGGGCTCCTCGTCCCCGGCGTCGGCGCCTTCGCCGCCTGCATGCGCGGGCTGAAGGAGGCGCGCGGCGACTGGGTCGTCGACCGCCGGCTGGCCGGGGGACGCCCGGTCCTCGGCATCTGCGTCGGCATGCAGGTGCTGTTCGCCCGCGGCATCGAGCACGGCGAGGAGACCGAGGGCCTGGACGAGTGGCCCGGCACGGTCGGACCGCTGCGCGCCGGCGTGGTGCCCCACATGGGCTGGAACACGGTCGAGGCGCCCGCCGGCTCCCGGCTCTTCGCCGGCGTGGACGCCGGTGCCCGCTTCTACTTCGTGCACTCCTACGCCGTCCACGACTGGACGCTGGAGACGCACAACCCCGCCTTCGCCGCCCCGCGGGTCGCCTGGACCACCCACGGCGAGCCCTTCGTCGCCGCCGTGGAGAACGGCGCCCTGTGGGCCACCCAGTTCCACCCCGAGAAGTCCGGCGACGCCGGAGCCCAGCTCCTCACCAACTGGATCGAGACCCTGTAGAGATGAGCACGCTCGAACTCCTCCCCGCCGTCGACGTCCGCGACGGCCAGGCCGTCCGCCTCGTGCACGGCGAGTCCGGCACCGAGACCTCGTACGGCTCCCCGCTGGACGCGGCCCTGGCCTGGCAGCGCTCCGGCGCCGAGTGGCTGCACCTCGTCGACCTGGACGCCGCCTTCGGCACCGGCGACAACCGTGAGCTGATCGCCGAGGTCGCCGGGGCGATGGACATCAAGGTCGAACTGTCCGGCGGCATCCGCGACGACGACACCCTCGCCGCCGCCCTCGCCACCGGCTGCACCCGCGTCAACCTCGGCACCGCCGCCCTGGAGACCCCCGAATGGGTGGCCCGGATCATCGCCGAGCACGGCGACCGGATCGCCGTCGGCCTCGACGTCCGAGGCACCACCCTGCGCGGACGCGGCTGGACCCGCGACGGCGGCGACCTCTACGAGACGCTGGAGCGCCTCGACAAGGAGGGCTGCGCCCGCTACGTCGTCACCGACATCGCCAAGGACGGCACCCTCCAGGGCCCCAACCTGGAACTGCTGAGGAACGTCTGCGCGGCCACCGACCGCCCCGTCGTCGCCTCCGGCGGCGTCTCCTCCCTCGACGACCTGCGTGCCATCGCCGCACTCGTCCCCCTGGGTGTCGAGGGCGCCATCGTCGGGAAGGCCCTGTACGCGAAGGCGTTCACCCTGGAAGAGGCCCTGGAGGCTGTGTCCCGATGACGTCCGAGGCCGTACGGCGCGTGCAGGGCGGAAGCCCC
This genomic window contains:
- a CDS encoding histidinol-phosphate transaminase, which translates into the protein MTGTTPPTPWDTLPVRAELRGKSPYGAPQLDVPVRLNTNENPYPLPEELVERITERVREAARGLNRYPDRDAVELRTRLAAYLTETTGHRVGLAEVWAANGSNEVIQQLLQTFGGPGRTAIGFEPSYSMHALIARGTGTGWISGPRREDFTIDVPAAERAIAEHRPDVVFVTTPNNPTGNSVPAETVLALYEAAQAAGPSMVVVDEAYVEFSHGGSLLPLLEGRPHLVVSRTMSKAFGAAGLRLGYLAAHPAVVDAVQLVRLPYHLSAVTQATALAALEHTGTLLRYVERLKTERDRLVTELRALGYEVTESDANFVQFGRFDDAHGVWRKILDRGVLVRDNGVPGWLRVTAGTPQENDAFLDAVRELKKEQSA
- the hisB gene encoding imidazoleglycerol-phosphate dehydratase HisB, whose translation is MTREGRTGRIERTTKETSVLVEIDLDGTGRTEISTGVGFYDHMLDQIGRHGLFDLTVKTEGDLHIDSHHTIEDTALALGGAFRQALGDKAGIYRFGNCTVPLDESLAQVTVDLSGRPYLVHTEPEKMAPMIGEYDTTMTRHILESFVAQAQIALHVHVPYGRNAHHIVECQFKALARALRYACERDPRAEGIIPSTKGAL
- the priA gene encoding bifunctional 1-(5-phosphoribosyl)-5-((5-phosphoribosylamino)methylideneamino)imidazole-4-carboxamide isomerase/phosphoribosylanthranilate isomerase PriA yields the protein MSTLELLPAVDVRDGQAVRLVHGESGTETSYGSPLDAALAWQRSGAEWLHLVDLDAAFGTGDNRELIAEVAGAMDIKVELSGGIRDDDTLAAALATGCTRVNLGTAALETPEWVARIIAEHGDRIAVGLDVRGTTLRGRGWTRDGGDLYETLERLDKEGCARYVVTDIAKDGTLQGPNLELLRNVCAATDRPVVASGGVSSLDDLRAIAALVPLGVEGAIVGKALYAKAFTLEEALEAVSR
- the hisH gene encoding imidazole glycerol phosphate synthase subunit HisH, giving the protein MSTAATPAPRAGTARTAKRVVVFDYGFGNVRSAERALARAGADVEITRDFDAAMNADGLLVPGVGAFAACMRGLKEARGDWVVDRRLAGGRPVLGICVGMQVLFARGIEHGEETEGLDEWPGTVGPLRAGVVPHMGWNTVEAPAGSRLFAGVDAGARFYFVHSYAVHDWTLETHNPAFAAPRVAWTTHGEPFVAAVENGALWATQFHPEKSGDAGAQLLTNWIETL